The Marinilongibacter aquaticus genome has a window encoding:
- a CDS encoding HEAT repeat domain-containing protein, producing MKNKLLKLGYGVLGGAVLWSCMKVASKSSALTTILAGEDDKAYAEQIETETSVKLADGLKIDLWATDSLAPDPIAMSIDDYNNIYLTRTNRQKNSEFDIRGHRDWMTESMSWQSVEDRRAFLHRFFDPKNSEKNDWLKDLNGDGSHDWRDLAVEQEEIWKLEDTDGDGRADKSTQVLRDFHDEITDVAGALLIRRHDAFVGLGPDLWRLEDTNQDGYYDKKTSIAHGFNVHVGFSGHGMSGLIEGPDGKIYWGIGDPGINIVDLAGNKHFFPNQGVIVRCNPDGSDFEVFSHGHRNTHEFVFDQYGNIISSDNDGDHRGESERLVHIVEGGDSGWRINWQFGKYTDSKNNGYKVWMDEEMYKPRHDGQAAYFLPPIRNYHNGPTGMQFNPGTALGKNWLNKFFLVEFTGSPSRAHIWSFDLNPKGASFDFKSEVDMVNGILATGIRFGTDGALYAADWINGWGTKNYGRVWKVDVKSNEFAEARAKTKALMASDFEKKSANELYDLLFYGDQRIRQKAQFELVNRGEGSALLTKAAQQTENQLARVHAIWGMGQLMAKKKMGDEVLISLLKDSDSEIVAQSAKVLGDVRDANAGSALNTLLNSSNPRVQFYGAQALGRIAYKPAVSGLIEVLKKNHDEDNYIRHAATLALARIDDRVPIHALINNSDKSLRLAAVLVMRKWQDPELAKSLKDKDEYIVAEAARAINDDFSVPEALPALAGLLNNPEIQSEVIMRRAINAALRVGGDAQLNALVAYAKNPKASNVLRAEALATVAVWADPSILDRVDGRLRGKVTRDAEKVRALLIPQMAGFLDSNDPAIVNSALNVLKELEIRGFNNKLVGIYQSSKDSETRSATLSTLAELDYPEIGNLINEALKSDDRALRTTALGMLNKLDISADLLPKMVNNVLDNGSQSEKQKMLESLGQMPLAKTEPVFKSLIAKLKGKELPNELRLDLADAIEQSGSDALAAELEAAVPKGDIFEEYADVLYGGDRRNGYRYFTQNESGQCIRCHSIGGNGGTVGPDLSDIGNVLERKQLLQALLEPSARLSPGFGTVTVTLKDGQEVTGVLEKENEEELIVRTSDAEPMEIAVSRISKRENYPSGMPPMGSIMNRHEMRDVIEFLSNLKK from the coding sequence ATGAAAAATAAACTTCTGAAATTGGGCTATGGCGTTTTAGGTGGTGCTGTGCTGTGGTCCTGTATGAAAGTCGCTTCTAAATCATCGGCTTTGACAACGATATTGGCGGGCGAAGACGACAAAGCCTATGCCGAGCAAATTGAAACTGAAACATCGGTGAAACTGGCCGATGGCTTGAAAATAGACCTTTGGGCAACCGATTCTTTGGCTCCGGATCCGATTGCCATGTCGATCGACGATTACAATAACATTTATTTGACACGTACAAACCGTCAGAAAAACTCCGAATTTGATATCCGTGGACACCGCGATTGGATGACGGAATCGATGAGCTGGCAGAGTGTGGAAGACCGCAGAGCTTTTTTGCACCGTTTCTTTGATCCCAAAAATTCGGAGAAGAACGATTGGTTGAAAGACCTCAATGGCGACGGTTCTCACGATTGGCGTGATTTGGCCGTTGAACAGGAAGAAATTTGGAAATTGGAAGATACCGATGGCGATGGCCGTGCGGACAAGTCGACGCAGGTGCTCCGCGATTTTCACGATGAAATTACAGATGTGGCCGGTGCATTGTTGATTCGCCGTCACGATGCTTTTGTGGGCCTTGGGCCAGACCTTTGGCGTTTGGAAGATACCAACCAAGATGGCTATTACGACAAGAAAACATCGATTGCCCACGGTTTCAATGTGCACGTGGGCTTTAGTGGCCATGGTATGTCGGGTTTGATAGAGGGACCTGATGGCAAAATCTACTGGGGAATTGGCGATCCGGGTATCAATATTGTGGATTTAGCCGGGAATAAGCACTTTTTTCCGAATCAAGGTGTGATTGTACGATGCAATCCGGATGGTTCTGATTTTGAGGTTTTCTCGCACGGTCACCGGAATACGCATGAATTTGTGTTCGATCAATACGGAAACATCATCAGCTCGGATAACGACGGCGATCACCGCGGCGAATCGGAGCGTTTGGTGCATATCGTAGAAGGTGGAGATTCGGGATGGAGAATCAACTGGCAATTCGGTAAATACACCGATTCGAAAAACAACGGTTATAAAGTATGGATGGACGAAGAAATGTACAAGCCTCGTCACGACGGACAGGCGGCTTATTTCTTGCCTCCGATCCGCAATTACCACAACGGCCCTACAGGAATGCAGTTCAACCCGGGTACAGCTTTGGGCAAAAATTGGTTGAACAAATTCTTTTTGGTTGAGTTTACAGGAAGCCCGTCAAGAGCCCACATTTGGTCTTTCGACCTGAACCCCAAAGGAGCTTCTTTCGACTTCAAGTCTGAAGTGGATATGGTGAACGGCATTTTGGCTACGGGTATTCGCTTTGGTACGGATGGTGCTTTGTATGCGGCCGACTGGATAAACGGTTGGGGAACCAAAAACTACGGACGTGTATGGAAAGTGGATGTGAAGAGCAATGAATTTGCCGAAGCCCGTGCCAAGACGAAAGCTTTGATGGCTTCGGATTTTGAGAAGAAAAGTGCAAACGAATTGTACGATCTGCTTTTTTACGGCGATCAAAGAATTCGTCAGAAAGCCCAATTCGAATTGGTTAACCGCGGCGAAGGCTCAGCACTTTTGACCAAAGCAGCACAGCAAACCGAAAACCAGTTGGCTCGCGTGCATGCCATTTGGGGCATGGGCCAATTGATGGCCAAGAAAAAGATGGGCGATGAGGTTTTGATTTCTTTGTTGAAAGACAGTGATTCGGAAATCGTGGCTCAGTCGGCTAAAGTATTGGGCGATGTCCGCGACGCCAATGCAGGTTCGGCTTTGAATACTTTGCTGAACAGCAGCAACCCTCGTGTGCAATTTTATGGAGCACAGGCTTTGGGTAGAATAGCTTACAAACCTGCCGTATCGGGCTTGATCGAGGTATTGAAGAAAAACCATGACGAAGACAATTACATTCGCCACGCGGCCACTTTGGCTTTGGCTAGAATCGACGACCGAGTTCCAATACATGCCTTGATCAACAATTCGGATAAGTCTTTGCGTTTGGCCGCCGTGCTGGTTATGCGTAAATGGCAGGATCCAGAATTGGCGAAATCGTTGAAAGATAAAGATGAATATATCGTGGCCGAAGCGGCTCGTGCGATTAACGACGATTTCTCTGTGCCGGAAGCGTTGCCGGCATTGGCAGGATTGTTGAACAATCCAGAAATACAGTCTGAAGTGATTATGCGAAGAGCCATTAATGCGGCTTTGCGTGTGGGTGGAGATGCACAATTGAATGCTTTGGTCGCTTATGCGAAAAATCCGAAGGCTTCCAATGTATTGCGTGCTGAGGCTTTGGCTACTGTGGCTGTATGGGCCGATCCTTCTATTCTCGACCGCGTGGATGGCCGCTTGAGAGGGAAAGTGACTCGCGACGCCGAAAAGGTAAGGGCTTTGCTTATTCCTCAGATGGCAGGCTTTTTAGATAGCAATGATCCCGCGATCGTAAATTCAGCCTTGAATGTGTTGAAAGAACTTGAAATCAGAGGTTTCAACAACAAGCTTGTGGGCATTTATCAGTCGAGTAAAGATTCGGAAACCCGTTCGGCTACTTTGAGTACTTTGGCCGAATTGGATTATCCAGAAATTGGCAATTTGATTAACGAGGCCCTGAAAAGCGACGACCGTGCTTTGCGTACCACCGCTTTGGGTATGCTGAATAAATTGGATATCTCTGCCGACTTGTTGCCGAAAATGGTGAATAATGTGCTGGACAACGGAAGCCAGAGCGAAAAGCAAAAAATGCTTGAAAGTTTGGGGCAGATGCCTTTGGCGAAAACCGAACCGGTATTTAAATCGCTGATTGCCAAATTAAAGGGCAAGGAATTGCCGAATGAATTGAGATTGGATTTGGCCGATGCCATTGAGCAGTCGGGTTCAGATGCTTTGGCCGCAGAACTCGAAGCGGCAGTGCCGAAAGGAGATATTTTTGAAGAGTATGCGGATGTGCTTTACGGTGGAGATCGCCGAAATGGATACCGTTATTTCACGCAAAATGAAAGCGGACAGTGTATCCGTTGCCACTCGATTGGTGGAAACGGCGGTACAGTGGGCCCCGATTTGAGCGATATTGGTAACGTATTGGAAAGAAAACAATTGCTTCAAGCTTTGCTTGAGCCGAGTGCTCGTTTGTCGCCAGGTTTTGGTACCGTGACAGTCACTTTGAAAGACGGCCAAGAAGTAACGGGCGTGTTGGAGAAAGAAAACGAGGAGGAGTTGATTGTACGTACTTCCGATGCAGAACCTATGGAAATTGCGGTTTCGCGAATCAGTAAACGCGAGAATTATCCATCGGGTATGCCGCCAATGGGCAGTATCATGAACCGTCATGAAATGCGTGATGTAATTGAATTCTTGTCGAATCTGAAGAAATAG
- a CDS encoding Gfo/Idh/MocA family protein has protein sequence MKNSRRDFIKTSALGLAGVTFSAKSYSRILGANERINLAHAGLNSRMGAHLSASRSFKNILNHVALCDVDKRTFAKTKKRFSDIIPADIKEFEDIRKMLENKDIDAITVASPDHWHAPMGIMAMQAGKHVYLEKPCCHNPQEGEWLIETQKKSGKKLQIGNQQRSAPTSIEVVKLIHEGIIGNAYYAKTIYENNRGSIGVGKTVPVPEWLNWDLYQGPAPRREFKDNIVHYNWHWFWNWGTGEISNNGLHEMDFARLALGVSIPNQVSSAGGRFAFDDDWEFFDTQLATFNFPENKMIDWEGRSCNGNSGFKGFHGRGTQVFGTEGCAFVDRGGYKIYNKAGDLIKEAKEGQEVDGTDTTGISGLDQYHFKNFFDAIRLDTPLNSPIAEAHKSTLLCHLGNMAQKLGKTLKVDSQTGKPEDKEAQKMWGREYDKEFKPKV, from the coding sequence ATGAAAAATTCTAGAAGAGATTTTATAAAAACCTCAGCACTAGGCCTTGCCGGAGTTACATTTTCCGCCAAAAGCTATTCGCGGATTTTAGGAGCCAACGAACGCATAAACCTTGCCCACGCAGGCTTGAACAGCCGAATGGGAGCTCACTTGAGTGCTTCGCGGTCTTTCAAAAATATTTTGAATCACGTGGCCCTTTGCGATGTAGACAAACGCACTTTCGCCAAAACGAAGAAACGTTTTTCGGATATTATCCCGGCTGACATCAAAGAGTTTGAGGATATTCGCAAAATGCTTGAAAATAAAGATATCGATGCCATTACGGTGGCTTCACCGGATCACTGGCATGCTCCTATGGGCATCATGGCCATGCAAGCCGGCAAGCATGTGTACCTCGAAAAACCCTGCTGTCATAACCCTCAGGAAGGCGAATGGCTTATTGAAACCCAAAAGAAATCGGGCAAGAAATTGCAAATTGGCAATCAGCAACGTTCGGCACCCACTTCTATTGAGGTGGTGAAACTGATTCACGAGGGCATTATCGGTAATGCGTATTACGCCAAAACGATTTATGAAAACAACCGCGGCAGTATCGGTGTGGGGAAAACAGTACCTGTACCCGAATGGTTGAACTGGGATCTGTACCAGGGTCCAGCTCCACGTCGCGAATTCAAAGACAATATTGTGCATTACAACTGGCACTGGTTCTGGAACTGGGGCACGGGCGAAATCAGCAACAATGGACTGCACGAAATGGATTTTGCCCGCTTGGCATTGGGTGTGAGCATCCCGAATCAAGTAAGTTCTGCTGGGGGGCGTTTTGCTTTCGACGACGATTGGGAATTCTTCGATACGCAATTGGCCACTTTCAATTTCCCTGAGAACAAAATGATCGACTGGGAAGGACGCAGCTGCAACGGCAACTCTGGCTTTAAAGGTTTCCATGGCCGAGGTACACAAGTTTTCGGTACCGAAGGTTGTGCGTTTGTGGATCGTGGCGGATACAAAATTTACAACAAAGCGGGCGACTTGATCAAAGAGGCCAAAGAAGGTCAGGAAGTAGACGGCACAGACACCACGGGCATCAGCGGCCTTGACCAATACCACTTCAAGAATTTCTTCGATGCCATTCGTCTGGATACCCCTTTGAATTCGCCAATTGCAGAAGCACACAAAAGTACATTGCTTTGTCATTTGGGCAATATGGCTCAGAAACTGGGCAAAACCCTGAAAGTAGATAGCCAAACAGGGAAACCAGAAGACAAAGAGGCCCAAAAAATGTGGGGACGTGAATACGACAAAGAGTTCAAACCGAAAGTTTAA
- a CDS encoding alpha-L-rhamnosidase, with protein MIKQIQKLLLIFCLLFAQSVFAQFELHELKTNHLEKPLGIDFAQPQFSWQMWASAEQQSIRQTAYRIVVENEKGTKVWDSQKVDSGLSHAIEYAGVPLEAENRYIWKLQVWDNKQNSQKAESWFETGLMQSDISAWDGAKWIGGGDQDLVFSSHYLSVYKFGFTMQLAATNKSTKAAFLFGANDKRLMNKDLNIMGVQSKKDESYIAVELDISGLANTGEALLNIYRVGYSKSDLSEKPFKSLAIPHNILNVENAYAPHSIMLTCNFGLFEFYIDGTDEAHKIQDESMVPNSRFAPKGLNLNPVGSGNNFISFPMLADVGFRTGEGQRALFSNIWVRNFRAPSNLLFSDSSGEFFSELAVERGAYGVKENSLILKDPSQNAEPMLRRTFSTEKKRIKKARIYATARGIYSFYLNGKPLGETLFAPGLTQYNEHQVYQTYDVTDLLLEGKENAMGAWLSEGWWSGNITYSGENWNYFGDRQSLLAKLVIEYEDGEKATIVSDEKWKLFTDGPIRYGSFFQGEIYDANKEAAIAGWAASGFKAKDWKSAEEVGLRETIYPELDFSDLKILGALGSDVQFVDTLQAIGMEEVRPGVYVYDMGQNMVGFPRIELVDGPKGSLLNLRYAEVKYPDLPEYKDNVGMIMLENIRAALAQDQYVRKGGIEFVQPRFTFHGYRYLEITGIEKALPLEAVQGLAISSVKSLSSNYETDNALLNKLWKNITWSLKDNFVSIPTDCPQRNERMGWSGDISVFARSATYLCDANLFLAKHMMAMRDIQAESGRFTDVAPVGGGFGGTLWGSAGITVAWENYRQYGDLQQLRVHYPAMKRYLSFLETKLNEDGILNEGPLGDWLSPEGNRNDNTLFWMAYYAYDLDIVSEMARALGKTDEALELKEKSRIIKNTFNRVYVDIETHKTRESGVKTGFMGPPNESEKPKNEKKVIDTQASYAIPLALGTFNAENKPYAVKLLKMAIERENTDDLGKLRPRNSLMTGFIGTASLGEALSENGLDEQMYNVLLNTQYPSWLYSVVNGATTIWERLNSYTVEDGFGGNNSMNSFNHYSFGAVAAWMLNYSLGIQRDPDQVAFKHFILAPSPDPTHNLKRANGHYDSPYGRIESAWQYDEKSGYEYKFSIPANTEASLILPVKAGAKVEINGVRFDKLQVSGGKGTAELGSGKYTIKVSE; from the coding sequence ATGATAAAACAAATACAAAAACTGCTTCTGATATTCTGTTTGCTTTTCGCTCAATCGGTATTTGCTCAATTCGAACTTCATGAATTGAAAACCAATCACCTTGAAAAGCCATTGGGTATTGATTTTGCCCAACCTCAATTTTCTTGGCAAATGTGGGCTTCTGCTGAACAGCAATCTATACGTCAAACTGCTTATCGCATTGTGGTCGAAAATGAAAAAGGAACAAAGGTCTGGGATTCTCAAAAAGTGGATTCGGGCTTGTCGCATGCCATAGAATACGCGGGCGTGCCCCTCGAAGCTGAGAATCGATACATCTGGAAATTACAAGTTTGGGACAACAAGCAGAATTCGCAAAAGGCGGAATCTTGGTTTGAAACAGGCTTGATGCAATCGGACATTTCGGCTTGGGATGGAGCCAAATGGATTGGTGGAGGAGATCAAGATTTGGTGTTTTCTTCGCATTATCTTTCAGTGTACAAGTTTGGTTTTACAATGCAATTGGCCGCAACGAATAAGTCGACTAAGGCGGCTTTTTTATTTGGTGCCAATGATAAAAGGTTGATGAACAAAGACTTGAATATCATGGGCGTGCAGAGCAAAAAAGACGAAAGTTATATTGCTGTAGAATTGGACATTTCGGGCTTGGCGAATACCGGTGAAGCTTTGCTGAATATTTATCGCGTGGGTTATTCGAAATCTGATTTGTCAGAAAAGCCATTCAAATCACTCGCTATTCCGCACAATATCCTCAATGTAGAGAACGCATATGCTCCTCATTCCATCATGCTTACATGCAATTTTGGGCTTTTTGAATTCTATATTGATGGCACCGACGAAGCACATAAAATACAGGATGAGTCAATGGTGCCAAATTCTCGATTTGCTCCCAAGGGATTGAACCTGAATCCCGTAGGAAGCGGAAACAACTTTATCAGTTTTCCCATGTTGGCGGATGTTGGTTTTCGGACAGGGGAAGGCCAACGGGCCTTATTTTCCAATATTTGGGTGCGGAATTTCAGAGCACCTTCCAATTTGCTTTTCTCCGATTCTTCGGGTGAATTTTTTAGTGAATTGGCTGTGGAAAGGGGAGCGTATGGGGTAAAGGAAAACAGTTTGATTTTGAAGGACCCTTCGCAAAACGCAGAGCCCATGTTGAGAAGGACTTTTTCTACTGAGAAAAAGCGAATAAAGAAAGCCCGAATTTATGCGACTGCACGCGGTATTTATTCCTTTTATCTAAATGGTAAGCCACTGGGCGAGACACTTTTTGCTCCAGGCCTTACACAGTACAATGAGCATCAAGTGTATCAAACCTACGATGTGACTGACCTTCTTTTGGAGGGGAAAGAAAATGCAATGGGAGCTTGGTTGTCTGAAGGCTGGTGGAGTGGAAACATTACTTATAGCGGTGAAAACTGGAATTATTTTGGCGATAGGCAGTCTTTATTGGCCAAGTTGGTCATTGAATATGAAGATGGAGAGAAGGCCACTATTGTATCGGATGAAAAGTGGAAACTCTTTACAGATGGCCCCATACGCTATGGATCGTTTTTTCAGGGCGAAATCTATGATGCCAATAAAGAGGCCGCGATTGCGGGTTGGGCAGCATCAGGATTTAAGGCGAAAGATTGGAAATCGGCGGAAGAAGTGGGTTTGAGAGAGACCATTTATCCAGAGCTTGACTTCTCCGATTTGAAAATTCTCGGAGCATTGGGTTCGGATGTGCAATTCGTAGACACATTACAGGCCATAGGCATGGAGGAGGTTCGTCCTGGTGTATACGTTTACGATATGGGCCAAAATATGGTGGGTTTCCCAAGAATTGAATTAGTTGATGGACCAAAAGGCTCTTTGTTGAACCTGCGTTATGCCGAAGTGAAATATCCCGATTTACCCGAATACAAGGATAATGTAGGCATGATCATGTTGGAAAATATTCGTGCCGCTTTGGCTCAAGATCAGTACGTTCGAAAGGGTGGAATTGAGTTTGTTCAGCCGCGGTTTACCTTTCATGGATACCGTTATTTAGAGATAACCGGAATTGAAAAAGCCTTGCCTTTGGAAGCTGTTCAGGGTTTGGCCATTAGTTCGGTAAAGAGTCTTTCGTCAAACTATGAGACAGACAATGCCTTACTCAACAAACTTTGGAAAAACATTACCTGGTCTTTGAAAGACAATTTCGTTTCAATTCCTACAGATTGTCCCCAAAGAAACGAACGGATGGGCTGGAGCGGCGATATTTCGGTATTTGCACGCAGTGCGACTTATCTCTGTGATGCCAACCTTTTTCTGGCCAAACACATGATGGCCATGCGGGATATTCAAGCAGAGAGTGGCCGGTTTACAGATGTGGCCCCCGTAGGTGGTGGATTTGGCGGAACCCTTTGGGGCAGTGCAGGAATTACCGTGGCATGGGAAAATTATCGTCAATACGGAGATTTGCAACAGCTTAGAGTCCATTATCCTGCAATGAAAAGGTACTTGTCTTTTTTAGAAACTAAGTTAAATGAAGACGGCATTTTGAACGAAGGTCCTTTGGGCGATTGGCTGAGCCCCGAAGGAAACCGCAACGACAATACTCTCTTTTGGATGGCCTACTACGCTTATGATTTGGATATAGTGAGCGAAATGGCCAGGGCTTTGGGCAAGACCGACGAGGCTTTGGAGTTGAAAGAAAAAAGCAGAATAATTAAAAATACTTTCAATAGGGTTTATGTGGACATAGAAACGCATAAAACGCGTGAGTCGGGTGTAAAAACAGGATTTATGGGCCCTCCGAATGAAAGTGAAAAGCCGAAAAACGAAAAGAAAGTAATTGATACACAGGCCTCTTATGCCATTCCATTGGCTTTGGGAACGTTTAATGCCGAGAATAAACCCTATGCTGTGAAGCTTTTGAAAATGGCCATTGAAAGGGAAAATACAGATGATCTGGGCAAATTGAGACCGCGGAACAGTCTAATGACGGGTTTTATCGGAACCGCCTCTTTGGGAGAAGCACTTTCTGAGAATGGATTGGATGAACAGATGTACAATGTGTTGCTCAATACGCAGTATCCCTCATGGTTGTATTCTGTGGTGAATGGAGCCACGACCATTTGGGAGCGATTGAACAGCTATACTGTAGAAGATGGATTCGGAGGAAACAACAGCATGAATTCGTTCAATCACTATTCTTTTGGGGCTGTGGCAGCTTGGATGCTCAATTATTCTTTGGGCATTCAGCGAGACCCCGATCAGGTGGCGTTTAAACATTTTATTTTGGCTCCAAGTCCCGACCCTACGCACAATTTGAAAAGAGCCAATGGGCATTACGATTCGCCATATGGCCGAATTGAAAGTGCGTGGCAATATGACGAGAAATCGGGCTATGAGTACAAATTCTCAATTCCGGCAAATACCGAAGCTTCTTTGATTTTGCCGGTAAAGGCAGGAGCGAAAGTGGAAATCAACGGAGTGCGTTTTGATAAATTGCAGGTGTCGGGTGGAAAAGGAACCGCTGAATTGGGTTCGGGAAAGTATACCATCAAAGTGAGTGAATAG
- a CDS encoding heavy metal translocating P-type ATPase, with translation MQKESQISVLGMTCASCALHVENVAKHSKGVEEATVNFANEKLNIKYNEETDLNALKEEVKKAGYDLVLEDEKQEETTSQAKEEALKKARFNMIGAGIFAIPLMILSMFFADAPYMPYVLFALATPVLFYFGNRFFKTAWMQAKQFRANMDTLVALSAGIAYLFSLFNLVFPDFFQSRGLDAPLYFEASAVVIFFVSVGKWLEEKAKKGTSESLRALMALRPKSVLLIRNGEEQTVSANEVIVGDLVLVKPGMQIPVDGIVKSGESHVDESSISGEPIPVFKTKKSEVFAGTINENGVLKIVSQKVGSETYLSQIIRLVEQAQGSKAPIQKVVDRVSSIFVPAVIVIALLTFIYWYFWADAHALQMALITSLSVLVIACPCALGLATPTAIMVGIGKAAANGILIKNAESLELLKKVDTLFLDKTGTLTEGKPKVLAFEQFDEENDYTKEIKGLEQQSSHPLAQAVAQYFKAQEGLNPESFESVTGKGVKGQFDGQEYFLGKPEWFAAMEYSMDSALEKQIETRSAEGHTVVLFGKEKRVLALIALGDKVKASSAEAIRELKAMGVQPIMLTGDNANAAKTVAKIVGIEEYKANCLPENKSEIIAEKQKENTVVAMVGDGVNDAVSLATADVGIAMGSGADVALETAQVAIVSNDLQKLVTAITLSKQTVRSIHQNLFWAFIYNVVGILLAAGLFYSLEGIMISPMWASAAMALSSVSVVLNSLRLKYVSI, from the coding sequence ATGCAAAAAGAATCACAAATCAGCGTCTTGGGAATGACCTGTGCCTCCTGTGCCCTGCATGTTGAAAATGTAGCCAAACACAGCAAGGGCGTGGAAGAGGCCACGGTGAATTTCGCCAATGAAAAGCTGAACATCAAATACAATGAAGAAACCGACCTGAACGCCCTGAAAGAAGAGGTAAAAAAGGCCGGATATGATCTCGTCTTGGAAGATGAAAAACAAGAAGAAACTACGAGCCAAGCAAAAGAAGAAGCCCTGAAAAAGGCACGGTTCAACATGATCGGGGCGGGTATTTTTGCTATTCCCCTGATGATACTCAGTATGTTTTTTGCCGATGCCCCCTATATGCCGTATGTGCTCTTCGCATTGGCCACACCTGTGCTCTTCTATTTTGGAAACCGGTTTTTCAAAACAGCCTGGATGCAAGCCAAACAATTCAGAGCAAATATGGACACCTTGGTGGCTCTCAGTGCCGGAATCGCGTATTTGTTTAGCCTTTTCAATCTTGTTTTCCCCGATTTCTTCCAAAGCAGAGGCTTGGATGCTCCGCTGTATTTCGAAGCCTCGGCCGTGGTCATTTTCTTTGTTTCTGTTGGAAAATGGCTGGAGGAAAAGGCCAAAAAGGGCACCAGCGAATCACTTCGTGCTTTGATGGCCCTCAGGCCCAAATCCGTTTTGTTGATTCGCAATGGAGAAGAACAAACGGTTTCGGCCAATGAGGTGATCGTGGGCGACTTGGTTTTGGTAAAACCGGGCATGCAGATCCCTGTGGACGGGATTGTCAAATCTGGAGAATCGCATGTGGACGAAAGCAGTATCAGCGGCGAACCCATTCCTGTGTTCAAAACTAAAAAATCGGAAGTCTTTGCGGGCACTATAAATGAAAACGGTGTCTTAAAGATTGTCTCTCAAAAAGTGGGCTCAGAGACTTACCTTTCGCAGATCATTCGTTTGGTCGAACAAGCCCAGGGCAGTAAGGCTCCGATCCAAAAAGTGGTGGACAGGGTTTCGAGCATTTTTGTTCCTGCGGTTATCGTCATTGCCCTTCTCACTTTCATTTATTGGTATTTTTGGGCCGATGCACACGCTCTTCAAATGGCTTTGATCACCTCGCTTTCTGTATTGGTCATTGCTTGTCCCTGTGCTTTGGGCTTGGCCACACCTACAGCCATTATGGTGGGTATTGGCAAAGCCGCAGCCAATGGTATTCTGATTAAAAACGCAGAAAGTCTTGAGCTTTTGAAAAAAGTAGACACGCTGTTTTTGGATAAAACAGGCACCCTTACAGAAGGCAAACCCAAAGTGCTGGCCTTTGAACAATTCGACGAAGAAAACGATTATACGAAAGAAATAAAGGGATTGGAACAACAATCCAGTCACCCATTGGCACAGGCTGTAGCCCAGTATTTCAAAGCACAGGAAGGCTTGAATCCGGAAAGCTTCGAATCGGTAACCGGAAAAGGTGTCAAAGGGCAATTCGATGGTCAGGAATATTTTCTCGGGAAACCCGAATGGTTTGCTGCAATGGAATACAGCATGGATTCGGCCCTCGAAAAGCAGATTGAAACACGCAGTGCCGAAGGCCATACCGTGGTGCTTTTTGGCAAAGAAAAACGCGTGCTCGCCCTTATCGCTCTCGGCGATAAGGTGAAAGCCAGCTCGGCCGAAGCCATTCGCGAATTGAAAGCAATGGGTGTTCAACCCATCATGTTGACAGGCGACAATGCCAATGCCGCAAAAACGGTGGCGAAAATCGTGGGTATTGAAGAATACAAAGCCAATTGTTTACCCGAAAACAAAAGTGAAATCATTGCCGAAAAACAAAAAGAAAATACCGTGGTGGCCATGGTTGGCGACGGGGTCAACGATGCCGTTTCTCTCGCCACTGCCGATGTGGGCATTGCCATGGGATCGGGAGCCGATGTGGCTCTTGAAACCGCCCAAGTGGCTATCGTATCAAACGACTTACAAAAATTAGTCACGGCCATTACGCTGAGCAAACAAACCGTCAGAAGCATTCACCAAAATCTATTCTGGGCTTTTATCTACAATGTCGTCGGAATTCTGCTTGCCGCAGGTTTGTTTTATAGCCTCGAAGGCATAATGATCTCACCGATGTGGGCCAGTGCCGCTATGGCTTTGAGTTCTGTAAGTGTGGTGCTCAATAGCTTAAGATTAAAATATGTATCCATTTAA
- a CDS encoding heavy-metal-associated domain-containing protein, translating to MKKYTFETNINCDSCVRTVTPVLNNMDEVELWKVDTQNASKPLTVEGDDDLKAEQIIAALAEVGYEAKLNN from the coding sequence ATGAAAAAATACACTTTTGAAACCAATATAAATTGCGACAGCTGCGTACGTACTGTCACGCCCGTTTTGAACAACATGGACGAAGTGGAGCTTTGGAAAGTTGATACACAAAACGCCAGCAAACCGCTCACCGTAGAGGGCGATGACGACCTGAAAGCCGAACAAATCATTGCGGCTCTCGCTGAAGTAGGCTACGAAGCCAAACTCAATAATTGA
- a CDS encoding heavy-metal-associated domain-containing protein encodes MKKISVLVFLFGLITTFGVKGQDFAKYDHVVQVKTSAICKMCKKRIERDLSLTKGVEKAELNLDNKVVTVAYNAKKTDADEIREAITKIGYDADDMPANEKSHDRLPECCQKDKKPH; translated from the coding sequence ATGAAGAAGATTAGTGTATTGGTGTTTTTGTTTGGTTTGATAACGACTTTTGGCGTAAAAGGGCAGGATTTTGCAAAATATGATCACGTGGTACAAGTGAAGACTTCGGCCATTTGTAAAATGTGCAAGAAGCGTATCGAACGCGATTTGAGTTTAACAAAAGGGGTAGAAAAAGCCGAGTTGAATCTCGACAATAAGGTGGTGACTGTGGCTTACAATGCCAAAAAGACGGATGCCGATGAGATTAGAGAGGCGATCACAAAAATTGGCTACGATGCAGACGATATGCCAGCCAATGAAAAATCGCACGACAGACTTCCCGAGTGTTGCCAGAAAGACAAGAAACCGCATTGA